Proteins from a single region of Dyadobacter fanqingshengii:
- a CDS encoding glycosyltransferase family 4 protein: protein MEQKKILFVSHDANRAGSQLLLLQLLRLLKERGVPMHLLLCSGGELEKDFEEVVGVTRLYQNIKVTPTPLTGKLLKKVPLYKYYQQHSAHRINERIASELAHQNIGLVFINSIANAGVYYDFLKFLHHLPLVLFVHELGMSVKVYTHEKQLNFMLKKTGHLIAVSNAVANYYIKKFNYPENQVSTFTLIDHEHIDRKLKTVQRDILEKTYHVPHDAIVIGGCGNAEWRKGNDIFNWIAKRVIHKTSPLPVYFVWIGAGPQHEIYELIESDIRLMGLSDKIILVPPTPHALDYINRFDVLLLSSREDPYPLVVLEAALQEIPVVCFEDAGGAPELIESDAGFVVPYMDISAASEAIIQLVLDPSLRETLGRNGRKKVLERHNTDKSVASVEAIIQKYLPLQVSEKQNQ from the coding sequence ATGGAGCAGAAGAAAATCTTATTTGTGAGTCATGACGCCAATCGGGCAGGAAGCCAGTTGCTGCTGCTGCAATTGCTCAGACTATTGAAAGAGCGGGGTGTTCCCATGCATTTGTTGCTTTGCAGCGGCGGAGAGCTGGAAAAAGATTTCGAGGAAGTTGTTGGTGTAACACGTTTGTATCAAAATATTAAAGTCACCCCTACTCCACTTACCGGTAAGCTGCTTAAAAAAGTCCCTCTCTACAAATATTATCAGCAGCATTCAGCGCACAGAATCAACGAAAGGATTGCATCAGAACTTGCACATCAGAACATTGGGCTTGTTTTCATCAATTCAATTGCAAATGCTGGTGTTTACTACGATTTCCTGAAATTCCTGCATCATTTGCCGCTTGTGCTTTTTGTGCACGAGCTGGGCATGTCTGTGAAAGTTTATACGCATGAAAAGCAATTAAACTTCATGCTGAAAAAGACCGGGCATCTGATCGCGGTATCCAACGCAGTTGCTAATTATTATATCAAAAAATTCAATTATCCCGAAAATCAGGTCAGCACATTCACATTGATCGATCACGAACACATTGATCGGAAGTTGAAAACGGTGCAGCGTGATATTCTTGAAAAAACATACCATGTGCCGCATGATGCCATCGTCATCGGCGGTTGCGGAAATGCGGAATGGCGCAAAGGAAACGACATTTTCAACTGGATTGCCAAGCGTGTCATCCATAAAACCAGTCCGTTGCCCGTTTATTTCGTGTGGATTGGCGCTGGTCCGCAGCATGAAATTTATGAATTGATCGAAAGCGACATTCGCCTCATGGGACTGAGTGACAAGATCATTCTTGTTCCACCGACGCCACATGCATTGGATTACATTAACCGGTTTGATGTATTATTGCTGAGCTCTCGCGAAGATCCTTATCCGCTTGTGGTTTTGGAAGCAGCTTTGCAGGAGATTCCGGTGGTATGTTTTGAAGACGCCGGCGGAGCTCCCGAACTGATCGAGTCAGATGCAGGTTTTGTTGTTCCATATATGGACATTTCTGCTGCTTCTGAGGCGATTATACAGCTGGTTCTCGATCCTTCGCTTCGTGAAACGCTGGGCCGTAATGGCAGAAAGAAAGTTTTAGAGAGGCATAATACAGACAAAAGTGTCGCAAGCGTCGAAGCCATCATTCAAAAGTATTTACCTTTACAGGTTTCGGAAAAGCAGAATCAATGA
- a CDS encoding acetyltransferase has product MAKVIVFGVLDTAELAHYYLTHDSEHEIVAFTINRQYIQDESFKGLPVVAFEDVENLFSPAEYAFFAPMTGRNMNRNREGIYNEAKSKGYQFISYISSHATIFDRSVIGDNCFILEDNTIQPFTTVGNNVVMWSGNHIGHHGQIKDHVFFTSHVVLSGHCVVESYSFFGVNSTIRDYTAIAQGTLVGMASAITRETEEWGIYIGNPAKKVPGKKSFEAY; this is encoded by the coding sequence ATGGCTAAGGTTATCGTTTTTGGAGTACTCGACACAGCGGAACTGGCACACTATTATCTGACACACGATTCAGAACATGAAATAGTCGCTTTCACTATTAACCGCCAATATATTCAGGATGAATCTTTTAAGGGGCTGCCTGTTGTCGCCTTTGAAGATGTTGAAAATCTTTTTTCTCCTGCTGAATATGCTTTTTTCGCTCCCATGACCGGCAGAAATATGAACCGGAACCGGGAAGGAATTTACAACGAAGCAAAATCCAAAGGCTATCAATTCATCTCATATATCAGTTCGCACGCGACCATTTTTGACAGGAGCGTAATTGGCGATAATTGTTTTATCCTGGAAGACAACACCATTCAGCCTTTTACAACAGTTGGAAATAATGTTGTCATGTGGAGTGGAAATCACATTGGCCACCACGGTCAGATCAAAGATCATGTATTCTTTACTTCCCATGTAGTGCTTTCGGGCCATTGCGTTGTTGAATCTTATTCATTTTTTGGCGTCAACAGCACAATTCGCGATTATACCGCGATAGCGCAGGGAACTTTGGTAGGAATGGCTTCTGCTATCACCCGAGAAACTGAAGAATGGGGGATTTACATTGGGAACCCTGCCAAAAAAGTGCCTGGCAAGAAGAGTTTCGAGGCTTATTGA
- a CDS encoding WbqC family protein: MTIAIMQPYIFPYIGYFQLINAVDKFIIYDDVNFINKGWINRNNVLVSGQSHLFTIPLKDASQNKLIHEVELSKSEPWQKKFLKTLQQSYQKAPYYQKVFVLIEEIVNLDVQTINELTFQALKRTCEYMEITTEIVPSSTIYQNTHLKGQERILDICKQENASHYINPIGGMELYDKGKFEKEGIKLDFIKSVSSPYNQFKNAFVPWLSIIDILMFNDPENIREQLKAYELI; the protein is encoded by the coding sequence ATGACCATCGCCATTATGCAGCCCTATATATTTCCGTATATAGGTTATTTTCAACTGATTAACGCAGTTGACAAATTCATCATTTACGATGATGTGAATTTCATCAACAAAGGTTGGATCAACAGAAATAATGTGCTGGTATCCGGTCAGTCGCACCTTTTTACCATCCCGCTGAAAGACGCGAGCCAGAATAAATTGATTCATGAAGTAGAACTTTCGAAGAGCGAACCCTGGCAAAAAAAGTTCCTGAAAACCCTTCAGCAATCGTATCAGAAAGCCCCATATTATCAAAAGGTTTTTGTTCTGATCGAAGAAATTGTAAATTTAGATGTTCAAACAATAAACGAACTGACCTTTCAGGCACTGAAAAGAACATGTGAATACATGGAAATCACGACTGAAATTGTCCCCTCATCCACGATATATCAAAACACACACTTAAAAGGTCAGGAGAGAATTCTGGATATCTGTAAGCAGGAAAATGCCAGCCATTACATTAATCCGATTGGAGGAATGGAATTGTATGATAAAGGAAAATTTGAAAAGGAAGGGATCAAACTTGACTTCATTAAAAGTGTTTCAAGCCCGTATAACCAATTTAAAAATGCTTTCGTACCTTGGTTGTCAATTATAGATATCCTGATGTTTAACGACCCCGAAAATATTAGGGAACAATTAAAGGCATACGAACTGATTTAA
- a CDS encoding ArnT family glycosyltransferase: MGFVYWLAFLLFLYSISFVAKKIAQPSLAEWLIVCFILFVGSVIPAGFVLSALDLTAQTWAWIAATFVALGLHYVIWSYLIQSQPSYSIRSVIFNRAETFRFWTKELSVYLKTLFFFMFGTIAVIAVTNLILVLFTAPNEWDSMTGHLNRAIRYIQRGTMAHFGGTNWNMDTYPKSLTTIQIYSYLISGKIENAFKLIHHTSYYITLVCVFGIAQRIGRNLSASFFCALAYGMFLNFLMQAVTTETDIVLTAYLSCLLYFLFTYYSTRSNKYLYLSGLAFGIVFGHKVTFALLLPSVFVIMLYTVFLAPDFKVFFQRFWKLAIAIFLAMLVYTFPTGYIKNIMVFGHPIGPPTALKHQSVERFGPFSNLLEQGSRNVVRYTYEFCNLDGIRNAQWGYDLNTVIRKPLVILEDKLRMRLDEETEYAIVPFSFQRRFDNFNANPYWGVFGFALILPLIFLTLIRVFRSRVHWFLALAFCLHFAAISYSAVYDPFKGRYFIETGLFGVLFLLLLFSNHRLSILKPRRNVWKGYIMIVVGLACISAVMSVYLNIRCLPIGAYGYKSALETDRIQLQTFARPDITKAYQTFDSIVPKDATVALATINDDFEYPLYGEDLSRKLISIHPFEQGLRPIPKEADYLFYAKSVINDTSRIKSLPTDIRLGSDTTITNVAVRGEDYYLRKLK, from the coding sequence ATGGGTTTTGTTTACTGGCTTGCCTTCTTACTGTTTTTATACAGCATCAGTTTTGTTGCAAAAAAAATAGCCCAGCCTTCCCTGGCAGAATGGCTCATCGTTTGTTTCATACTGTTTGTGGGAAGCGTTATCCCGGCCGGTTTTGTGCTTTCTGCCTTAGACCTTACCGCCCAAACCTGGGCATGGATAGCGGCCACATTTGTCGCTTTGGGCCTGCATTATGTGATTTGGTCTTATCTAATTCAATCACAACCCTCCTACTCCATTCGTTCTGTCATCTTTAACAGAGCCGAAACTTTCCGTTTCTGGACAAAGGAATTGTCTGTTTATCTCAAAACACTCTTTTTCTTCATGTTTGGCACCATTGCGGTTATCGCGGTGACCAATCTTATTCTCGTGCTTTTCACGGCGCCTAATGAATGGGACAGCATGACCGGACATTTAAACCGCGCCATCCGATACATTCAGCGCGGCACAATGGCACATTTCGGAGGGACGAACTGGAACATGGACACCTATCCGAAAAGTTTGACGACCATTCAGATTTACAGTTATCTGATCTCGGGAAAGATCGAGAATGCTTTTAAGCTGATCCATCATACATCTTACTACATCACGCTTGTCTGCGTGTTCGGAATTGCGCAGCGCATTGGCAGAAATTTATCAGCCAGCTTCTTTTGTGCACTGGCATACGGCATGTTCCTGAACTTCCTGATGCAGGCCGTAACCACTGAAACAGACATTGTTTTAACGGCTTACCTGAGCTGCCTGCTTTATTTCCTTTTCACCTATTACAGCACGCGCAGCAACAAATATCTTTATTTATCCGGCCTAGCATTCGGCATCGTTTTCGGGCATAAGGTGACTTTTGCGCTGCTTTTGCCGTCGGTTTTTGTGATCATGCTTTACACGGTTTTTCTTGCACCCGACTTCAAAGTGTTTTTCCAAAGGTTCTGGAAACTGGCCATTGCAATTTTCCTAGCGATGCTCGTTTATACGTTCCCAACGGGTTATATCAAAAACATTATGGTTTTCGGGCACCCGATCGGGCCGCCTACTGCATTAAAACATCAGTCGGTTGAGCGTTTCGGGCCCTTTTCGAACCTGTTGGAGCAGGGAAGCCGCAATGTGGTGCGCTATACTTATGAGTTTTGCAATCTGGATGGCATTCGCAATGCGCAGTGGGGATATGACTTGAATACGGTCATTCGTAAGCCGCTTGTGATTTTGGAAGATAAATTACGCATGCGCCTGGATGAAGAAACCGAGTATGCCATTGTCCCATTTTCATTTCAACGCCGTTTTGATAACTTCAATGCCAATCCTTACTGGGGCGTTTTTGGTTTTGCACTGATATTGCCGCTGATTTTTTTGACATTAATCCGCGTTTTCCGCTCACGGGTGCACTGGTTTCTGGCGCTCGCGTTCTGTCTGCATTTCGCTGCGATTTCCTACTCCGCCGTTTACGATCCTTTTAAGGGAAGATATTTTATAGAAACCGGCCTCTTTGGCGTTCTTTTCCTTTTATTGTTGTTTTCAAATCACCGGTTATCAATCCTTAAACCGCGCAGGAATGTTTGGAAAGGATACATTATGATCGTGGTCGGGCTGGCTTGTATTTCGGCGGTGATGTCGGTTTATCTGAACATTCGGTGCTTGCCTATTGGAGCGTACGGCTACAAATCAGCATTGGAAACAGACCGGATCCAGTTGCAGACATTCGCCCGCCCGGACATTACGAAAGCTTATCAGACATTCGATTCGATCGTTCCAAAAGACGCAACCGTTGCGTTAGCGACGATTAATGATGATTTTGAATATCCGCTTTATGGAGAAGATCTCTCGCGGAAATTGATTAGCATTCACCCGTTTGAGCAAGGTTTGCGACCGATTCCGAAAGAGGCCGACTATTTGTTCTATGCTAAAAGCGTGATCAATGACACCAGCCGCATCAAATCTTTACCCACAGACATTCGTTTAGGAAGCGATACAACCATCACCAATGTGGCGGTAAGAGGTGAAGATTATTATCTCAGAAAGCTTAAATAG